From Pseudanabaena galeata CCNP1313, a single genomic window includes:
- a CDS encoding tetratricopeptide repeat protein, with protein sequence MSKFDFLRISWASIYESASKAEMYIESDPEASCINARKALEGMVKWIYKNEDNLRLGSLVTFKNEDNLKLGLLIACKDFQNFIGQENVGKAEIIKDRGNKASHHSSSFNWKKINSSDARYVVGLLYSLAFWFVKQYSYYQILDHGNSFENNIYLNNEIAEDNQITVNTSSFSKRLDSLRIERPFPQKMSHSNELATKPLRASVPPSILLPNTVGISNLSEQAQPPVSALYYGFRGDSKAKSGDYEGAIAAYTEAIQIVDSNEFENYYYYGGRGDAKAKLGDYEGAILDYTDAICVRPKDDRYYGSRGDAKAKLRDYKGAIADYTEAIRLDSKFKLDKYYDSRGDAKTELGDYEGAITDYTEAIRIAPEWSWYYWSRGNAKFKLGDHGGAITDYTEAIRVDPKFDKGYYSRGQVKAKLADYEGAIADYSEAIRIDPEFNGSYYCRGNIKFELGNYKEAITDYIEAICIEPKFAWSYYCRGNAKSKLGNYKEAITDYIEAIRIEPKFDDFYSSRGDAKAELGNYEEAIADYDQAISIKIENDWYYYKRGVIKSELGQYEEAIIDYTEAVRIDPHYSEYYGRRADAMAKLKNYEAALIDYDRAINEGAFFETGSVRYYLCRASVKAAMGDYQEAILDCCNAIQWKPNYALAYNERGRLKLSLGDMDGAISDIEQAIIIAPNNGNYYKSLGDVKKTLEDNEAAIFNYSKAIEVKLDCYEAYFNRGLIKKSQGDRLGALSDYSKAIEIKPDFAEAYYYRGLTQKSLGDKEMELSDYSRAIELKSNYADAYYSRAFSLKNTDAKKALYDFQQASQLYKNQGNTKAYRDSVNQIKKLNR encoded by the coding sequence ATGTCAAAATTCGACTTCTTAAGAATTAGCTGGGCAAGTATTTATGAATCTGCTAGTAAAGCGGAAATGTATATTGAGTCAGATCCAGAAGCTTCTTGTATTAATGCTAGAAAAGCATTAGAAGGAATGGTTAAATGGATATACAAAAATGAAGATAATCTAAGACTTGGATCGTTAGTCACCTTTAAAAATGAAGATAATTTAAAGCTTGGATTGTTAATTGCCTGTAAAGATTTTCAAAACTTTATTGGTCAGGAAAATGTAGGGAAAGCTGAAATTATTAAGGATAGGGGCAATAAAGCAAGCCATCACTCTAGCTCATTCAATTGGAAAAAAATTAATTCATCGGATGCCAGATATGTTGTAGGACTCTTGTACTCATTAGCTTTCTGGTTCGTAAAGCAGTATAGTTATTATCAAATCCTCGATCATGGCAATTCTTTCGAGAATAATATCTATTTAAACAATGAAATTGCAGAAGATAACCAGATCACAGTAAATACCTCAAGCTTCTCAAAGCGACTTGATAGCCTCCGAATCGAAAGACCATTTCCACAAAAGATGTCTCATTCAAATGAATTAGCAACTAAACCGCTACGAGCATCTGTACCCCCTTCAATTCTGCTTCCTAATACTGTTGGAATATCAAATTTATCAGAACAAGCACAGCCACCTGTAAGTGCTTTATACTATGGATTCAGAGGAGATTCAAAGGCTAAATCAGGTGATTATGAAGGAGCTATTGCAGCGTATACTGAAGCCATTCAAATTGTTGATAGCAATGAATTTGAAAATTATTATTACTATGGTGGTCGAGGAGATGCAAAGGCTAAATTAGGTGATTATGAAGGAGCGATATTAGACTATACTGATGCTATTTGTGTTAGACCTAAAGATGACAGATATTATGGAAGTCGAGGGGATGCAAAAGCTAAATTAAGAGATTATAAAGGAGCAATAGCAGATTACACTGAAGCAATTCGCCTTGATTCTAAGTTTAAGTTGGACAAATATTACGATAGTCGAGGAGATGCAAAAACTGAATTAGGTGACTACGAAGGAGCGATTACAGATTATACCGAAGCCATTAGGATTGCTCCTGAGTGGAGTTGGTACTATTGGTCTAGAGGGAACGCGAAATTCAAGTTAGGAGATCATGGAGGAGCGATCACAGATTATACAGAAGCTATCCGTGTTGATCCTAAATTTGATAAAGGTTATTACTCTAGAGGACAAGTAAAAGCTAAATTAGCAGATTACGAAGGAGCAATTGCAGATTACTCAGAAGCTATCCGTATTGATCCTGAATTTAATGGAAGTTATTACTGTAGAGGCAATATAAAATTTGAATTAGGAAATTACAAGGAAGCTATTACAGATTACATTGAGGCTATTTGTATTGAACCTAAATTTGCTTGGAGCTATTACTGTAGAGGGAACGCAAAATCTAAATTAGGAAATTACAAGGAAGCTATTACAGATTACATTGAGGCTATTCGTATTGAACCTAAATTTGATGATTTTTATAGCAGTCGAGGAGATGCAAAAGCTGAATTAGGAAATTATGAGGAAGCAATAGCAGACTATGATCAAGCTATTTCCATAAAGATTGAGAACGATTGGTACTACTACAAACGGGGTGTAATCAAATCTGAGTTAGGGCAGTATGAAGAGGCAATCATAGATTACACTGAGGCTGTTCGCATTGATCCTCACTATAGCGAATATTATGGTAGGCGGGCAGATGCAATGGCTAAACTAAAAAATTATGAAGCTGCACTAATTGATTACGATAGGGCGATTAATGAAGGAGCTTTTTTTGAGACTGGATCTGTCAGATACTATCTTTGTCGTGCATCTGTAAAAGCTGCAATGGGAGATTATCAAGAAGCTATATTAGATTGCTGTAATGCGATTCAGTGGAAGCCAAATTATGCTCTCGCTTACAATGAGCGTGGGAGATTAAAATTAAGCTTGGGTGACATGGATGGGGCAATTAGTGATATTGAGCAAGCCATCATCATAGCTCCAAACAATGGTAATTACTATAAATCTTTGGGTGATGTTAAAAAAACTTTAGAAGACAATGAGGCTGCTATTTTCAACTATAGCAAAGCGATAGAAGTCAAGCTAGATTGTTATGAAGCCTACTTTAATCGTGGATTGATTAAAAAATCGCAAGGAGATAGATTGGGAGCGCTATCTGATTATAGCAAAGCGATAGAAATCAAACCAGACTTTGCTGAAGCTTATTACTATCGCGGGTTAACCCAAAAATCTTTAGGAGATAAAGAAATGGAGCTATCCGACTACAGTAGAGCTATTGAATTGAAAAGTAATTATGCTGATGCCTATTATAGTCGGGCGTTCTCTTTAAAAAATACAGATGCCAAGAAAGCCTTGTACGACTTTCAACAAGCATCTCAATTGTATAAAAATCAGGGAAATACTAAAGCTTATCGGGATTCGGTAAATCAGATTAAAAAATTAAATAGATAA
- a CDS encoding M14 family metallopeptidase, translating to MVRELFVWWKERTDIREELFNELYGNYRALESLVNFYLSFQSQHSVVITYSSNDIKQRWTDQVFKSHFGKLQSKNVYNQEIIDEIRGIYEDMNMAIAGIDSNDPQWNMDFVVRTFLNAKSLGTLPLIKNLLIHLDESKAYQFLQTENI from the coding sequence ATGGTTCGCGAGCTATTTGTATGGTGGAAAGAGCGGACGGATATACGAGAGGAGCTTTTTAACGAGTTGTACGGAAACTATCGCGCTCTCGAATCCTTGGTTAATTTTTATCTGTCATTTCAAAGTCAACATTCAGTAGTCATTACTTATTCGTCGAATGATATCAAGCAAAGATGGACAGATCAAGTTTTTAAAAGCCACTTTGGAAAACTACAATCAAAGAATGTATATAACCAAGAAATAATTGACGAGATTAGAGGTATTTACGAAGATATGAATATGGCTATTGCTGGAATTGATAGCAACGATCCTCAATGGAATATGGATTTTGTGGTTAGAACTTTTCTAAATGCGAAAAGTCTGGGAACTCTGCCTCTCATTAAAAATTTGCTGATCCATTTAGATGAGAGTAAAGCGTATCAATTTCTTCAAACTGAAAATATCTAA
- a CDS encoding DUF6753 family protein, with translation MIGLASGLVSGLAIAKVVSPQASLNPQTTKDLDWLASDDGKLAKNLVDWNRDILKTCLQDQQNLKDALIILNGKYVTRGLCALWVLPENQRGYEDRR, from the coding sequence ATGATTGGCTTAGCATCGGGTCTGGTTTCGGGCTTGGCGATCGCTAAAGTAGTGTCTCCTCAAGCTAGTCTAAATCCCCAGACTACAAAGGATTTGGACTGGTTAGCTAGTGATGATGGCAAACTAGCAAAGAATCTCGTGGACTGGAATCGCGACATTTTGAAGACCTGTCTGCAAGACCAGCAAAACCTTAAGGATGCTTTGATTATTCTCAATGGTAAGTACGTTACTAGAGGGTTGTGCGCTCTTTGGGTATTGCCTGAAAACCAGAGGGGCTATGAAGATCGGCGTTGA